Proteins encoded together in one Micromonospora kangleipakensis window:
- a CDS encoding type II toxin-antitoxin system Phd/YefM family antitoxin has translation MAAPALADRPPQPRALPLREVRTRLTQLVALAELTDTVTVVTRDGDPRPVAAIVPAPAARTAAQARADSERIAAISAGWSRRLEELHRQSGRRHAAELRALTDALAEVWAELDRRAPVGDPVLARLRAAHADLLRD, from the coding sequence ATGGCTGCCCCTGCACTGGCCGACCGGCCTCCCCAGCCGCGTGCCCTGCCGCTCCGTGAGGTCCGCACCCGGCTCACCCAGCTCGTCGCCCTCGCCGAACTGACCGACACCGTCACCGTCGTCACCCGCGACGGCGACCCGCGTCCGGTCGCCGCGATCGTGCCCGCCCCGGCCGCCCGGACGGCGGCGCAGGCCCGGGCCGACTCCGAACGTATCGCCGCGATCAGCGCCGGCTGGTCTCGTCGCCTGGAGGAGCTGCACCGGCAGAGCGGCCGGCGGCACGCGGCCGAGCTGCGCGCGCTCACCGACGCCCTCGCCGAGGTCTGGGCGGAGCTGGATCGCCGGGCACCCGTCGGCGATCCGGTGCTGGCCCGGTTGCGCGCTGCCCACGCCGACCTGCTGCGCGATTGA
- a CDS encoding GNAT family N-acetyltransferase, whose translation MFALPLTDDAELRPLEPWHSDEFLANLDRCREHISPWVGASFVATDAASARKVLQNYADRWARDDGGIWGIWQRGTLVGGVLFVSLNTTTGVCEAGCWLEPAAEGQGLVTRAARVIIDWAIRERGIHRVEWVTKAGNERSIAVAQRLGMRRDGVLRAAAPTSTGRADMEVWSVLAPEWTA comes from the coding sequence GTGTTCGCCCTTCCCCTGACCGACGACGCCGAGCTGCGGCCGCTCGAACCGTGGCACTCCGACGAGTTCCTCGCCAACCTCGACCGGTGCCGGGAGCACATCTCGCCCTGGGTGGGGGCGTCCTTCGTGGCCACCGACGCCGCCTCCGCCCGCAAGGTCCTGCAGAACTACGCCGACCGGTGGGCGCGCGACGACGGCGGCATCTGGGGCATCTGGCAGCGCGGCACCCTGGTCGGAGGCGTGCTGTTCGTGTCGCTCAACACCACCACGGGCGTCTGCGAGGCCGGGTGCTGGCTGGAGCCCGCCGCCGAGGGGCAGGGCCTGGTCACCCGCGCGGCCCGCGTGATCATCGACTGGGCGATCCGGGAACGCGGCATCCACCGGGTCGAGTGGGTGACCAAAGCCGGCAACGAGCGCAGCATCGCCGTCGCCCAGCGGTTGGGCATGCGCCGCGACGGTGTCCTCCGTGCGGCAGCCCCGACCTCCACCGGCCGGGCCGACATGGAGGTCTGGTCGGTGCTGGCCCCGGAGTGGACGGCCTGA
- a CDS encoding RNA-guided endonuclease InsQ/TnpB family protein codes for MHRTARVALRVTPGQRRRCFGLLRSAGDVWACVLEVNAWRRRRRRDAPLVGYQQLCCELAASGPGTFAELDSVGARSVLRRFSDAWFAAAKRRSAGDVSARFPRRRRGLVPVRWYHGTFTLDGRRVRIPTAKGSAPLWVRLAREVPYPVEQVRSVTLLYEGGRLFLDVTAEVPVAVYPPGEQPDPGRVGGVDLGIVHPYAVAGPDGDGLLVSGRAIRAEHRMHLADTKARRRAVARRAPKPGERGSRRWRQYRRRARLVEGRHGRRVRQAQHEAARSVVSWAVGQRVGVLHVGDPRGVLDLPAGRRHNLRLRQWQIGRLLQVLTDKATLAGISVRLVDERGTSSTCPACRRRVPKPRGRTLSCPHCGFSGHRDLVAAAIIATRIPGGGSTTPAAVVLPEVVTHRRAGRHLPGAGRSRRDPRRPAHDRAARGSVGPRRPAPPPSGGESLAPKARIHNSHRKPGER; via the coding sequence GTGCATCGCACGGCGCGGGTCGCGTTGCGGGTGACGCCGGGTCAGCGGCGGCGGTGTTTCGGGCTGCTGCGCTCCGCCGGTGACGTGTGGGCGTGCGTGTTGGAGGTCAACGCGTGGCGGCGGCGCCGGCGCCGGGACGCGCCGCTGGTCGGCTATCAGCAGTTGTGCTGCGAGTTGGCGGCATCCGGGCCGGGCACGTTCGCGGAACTGGATTCCGTCGGTGCGCGGTCGGTGTTGCGCCGGTTTTCGGATGCGTGGTTCGCGGCGGCGAAGCGCCGCAGCGCGGGTGACGTGTCGGCGCGGTTTCCGCGTCGGCGGCGGGGGTTGGTGCCGGTGCGCTGGTATCACGGCACGTTCACCCTCGACGGGCGCCGGGTGCGAATCCCCACCGCCAAAGGCAGTGCGCCGTTGTGGGTGCGGCTGGCGCGGGAGGTGCCGTATCCGGTCGAGCAGGTCCGGTCGGTCACCCTGCTGTACGAAGGTGGGCGCCTGTTCCTCGACGTGACCGCCGAGGTTCCGGTGGCGGTCTACCCGCCCGGTGAACAACCGGACCCCGGCAGGGTGGGCGGGGTGGACCTGGGGATCGTCCACCCCTACGCCGTCGCCGGCCCCGACGGGGACGGGTTGCTGGTGTCCGGGCGGGCGATCCGCGCCGAACACCGCATGCACCTGGCCGACACGAAAGCCCGCCGCCGTGCCGTGGCACGTCGGGCGCCGAAGCCGGGTGAGCGGGGGTCGCGGCGGTGGCGGCAGTACCGGCGTCGGGCCCGCCTGGTGGAGGGCCGGCATGGCCGGCGGGTCCGTCAGGCCCAGCACGAGGCGGCCCGCAGCGTCGTTTCGTGGGCGGTGGGTCAGCGGGTGGGTGTGCTGCACGTCGGGGATCCCCGCGGGGTGTTGGACCTGCCGGCGGGCCGGCGGCACAACCTGCGGTTGCGGCAGTGGCAGATCGGCCGGCTCCTGCAGGTCCTCACTGACAAGGCCACCCTGGCCGGCATCAGCGTTCGGCTGGTCGACGAACGCGGCACGTCCTCCACCTGCCCCGCCTGCCGAAGGCGGGTACCGAAACCCCGCGGCAGGACGTTGTCCTGCCCGCACTGCGGATTCTCCGGGCACCGCGACCTGGTCGCGGCTGCCATCATCGCCACCCGTATCCCGGGCGGCGGATCTACCACCCCGGCAGCTGTTGTGCTGCCGGAGGTGGTCACGCACCGTCGAGCCGGCCGGCACCTTCCCGGTGCCGGTCGGTCCCGACGTGACCCCCGCCGTCCAGCGCACGACCGGGCGGCGCGAGGATCAGTTGGCCCGCGGAGGCCCGCCCCACCACCCAGCGGTGGGGAGTCGCTCGCTCCCAAAGCGAGGATCCACAACAGCCACCGAAAACCCGGTGAACGTTAG
- a CDS encoding SWIM zinc finger family protein, which yields MNAVQTYRYRQPSALHPAGLDLQTCGGPAANPRFFSGYLTTPAAAATGLLAVAEVARTRYHQPVSPASLDPVVTGSRDRLRFESFSGCCGVYARMDIVPAGFDGEIVGHGTTNVDVNPPLREALARVGGIEPLHVAVGPDDLTVSTMDAAVVERKVPLPGRWLRGFAEVQVLTAAFEPRAEIPAAEGAAFLRRLLGGADRSVLWAVPAGRTLRLTSRPAPGAVCLAGAGRLAALRGLLRHARTLRVYGPPVRAGSPAVPSTWELDTGALRLSLTLSPEPYRGFSGEGAALLALAADEVVDDAELVAALLSWDPTIDVAALADAAGLPDGRVRAALAQLGTAGRVGYDVAEGGYFHRVMPYDAGRAERDNPRLVGARVLVERGAVHREGEHATVRSGDEVYRVRRLPDGAYTCSCRWWGRHRGQRGPCKHALAVSMVAAPAEVGA from the coding sequence GTGAACGCCGTCCAGACGTACCGATACCGCCAGCCGTCCGCGCTGCACCCCGCCGGTCTCGACCTGCAGACCTGCGGAGGCCCGGCGGCTAACCCACGGTTCTTCTCCGGGTACCTGACCACCCCCGCGGCGGCGGCCACGGGGCTGCTCGCCGTCGCCGAGGTGGCCCGTACCCGCTACCACCAGCCGGTCAGCCCGGCGAGCCTGGACCCGGTGGTGACGGGCAGCCGGGACCGCCTGCGCTTCGAGTCGTTCTCCGGCTGCTGCGGGGTGTACGCCCGGATGGACATCGTGCCGGCCGGCTTCGACGGCGAGATCGTCGGGCACGGCACCACCAACGTCGACGTCAACCCGCCGCTGCGGGAGGCGCTGGCCCGGGTCGGCGGCATCGAGCCGCTGCACGTGGCCGTCGGCCCGGACGACCTGACGGTCTCGACGATGGACGCCGCGGTGGTAGAGCGGAAGGTCCCGCTGCCGGGACGGTGGCTGCGCGGCTTCGCCGAGGTGCAGGTGCTCACCGCGGCGTTCGAGCCACGCGCCGAGATTCCCGCCGCCGAGGGGGCGGCGTTCCTGCGCCGGCTCCTCGGAGGTGCCGACCGTTCGGTGCTCTGGGCGGTGCCCGCCGGGCGTACGCTCCGGCTGACCTCGCGGCCCGCGCCGGGCGCCGTCTGCCTGGCCGGTGCGGGCCGGCTCGCCGCGCTGCGCGGCCTGCTCCGGCACGCGCGCACCCTGCGGGTGTACGGGCCACCGGTGCGAGCTGGCTCCCCCGCCGTGCCGAGCACCTGGGAGCTCGACACCGGGGCGCTGCGGCTGTCGCTGACCCTCTCCCCCGAGCCGTACCGGGGGTTCTCCGGCGAGGGCGCGGCCCTGCTCGCACTCGCCGCTGACGAGGTGGTTGACGACGCGGAACTGGTGGCCGCCCTGCTCTCCTGGGACCCGACGATCGACGTCGCCGCGCTCGCCGACGCGGCCGGTCTGCCCGACGGCCGGGTCCGTGCCGCGCTGGCCCAGCTCGGCACCGCCGGGCGGGTCGGCTACGACGTGGCCGAGGGCGGGTACTTCCACCGCGTCATGCCCTACGACGCCGGGCGGGCCGAGCGGGACAACCCCCGCCTGGTCGGGGCGCGGGTGCTGGTCGAGCGCGGCGCGGTGCACCGGGAGGGCGAGCACGCCACGGTACGCAGCGGCGACGAGGTCTACCGGGTGCGGCGGCTGCCGGACGGGGCGTACACCTGCTCCTGCCGATGGTGGGGGCGGCACCGCGGGCAGCGCGGGCCCTGCAAGCATGCCCTGGCCGTGTCGATGGTGGCGGCGCCGGCGGAGGTGGGGGCGTGA
- a CDS encoding DUF6493 family protein, with translation MTDFFESLIRGDVHAVRSALNGLDEPARRALGDELVAHVRRRRDNWWWGKEATALALAAVGTLSTATKTAALLGRRSVMLRDADPEPVVAMARQRGVTWLADLAYKLADRMRRSEPWEGWRFTAGLLLAEKVPPPTGDAFVAGWAYAMWWQRPSGQQQPPLLDRLRADPFLDVLLPRLFEVDGVGADLTFGGDRQAAPRALAALAAEGRVDRAVLLDGVLGRLLRGDRPVALRPFLALHDLLTPTPEEVAARASAYLRLLADGPGPVATTALRALRDPGDAVELESLLDAARAVLTRPEKALVRAQLSWLDKLARQQPDRAAEIATALAVAAEHPAADLRDRAMALAQRHGHRPVPAVAVTMAGDELPPPGPAAAVPPPIAEVDELVEEVSALLGRRWPALAVERVLDGLVRLGTTDRDRLETALLPVLQRHQVGAFDHPWAVFNLSAQLHGVLLAAAAPAEAATRRDQWAGILTDSRPRALRPFRGRPAGEPPRRSALAQVYCARLAEIGQRLDGRDDPGLLAAPTSAAGAVDPTALYDRLAALGGRPVWRWDITQALLRLPADVDEALAARAAALGTPAGAELAGWLRGDVLPAPVHRVVTVGRRERMGDYDFRYDRMPERRTVVATTPPDGVADPLGLLTVPAHLVGRGHGGWGDLWPALLPGHRGLVAAHLLAEVAKAAQEDLREGATVLPVLAECTGAGGPALDLALAYGLCARHEVDRVATLDALLMLAAARDLDAPAVGAQLGALAADGQVTLARAATPLRDAVAAGARLSTWRLLAATLPALLAAPTPPRGTPDLLTLAAETATATGVRIEVPGLADVVARGGGSRLVTEARRLTTALA, from the coding sequence GTGACGGACTTCTTCGAGTCCCTGATCCGGGGCGACGTGCACGCCGTCCGGTCGGCGCTGAACGGGCTGGACGAGCCGGCCCGCCGGGCGCTCGGCGACGAACTGGTCGCCCACGTCCGGCGGCGGCGCGACAACTGGTGGTGGGGGAAGGAGGCGACCGCGCTGGCGCTGGCGGCCGTCGGCACGCTCAGCACCGCGACGAAGACGGCGGCGCTGCTCGGCCGGCGGTCGGTCATGCTGCGGGACGCCGACCCGGAGCCGGTGGTCGCCATGGCCCGGCAGCGGGGCGTGACCTGGCTGGCCGACCTGGCGTACAAGCTGGCCGACCGGATGCGCCGCAGCGAGCCGTGGGAAGGCTGGCGCTTCACGGCGGGGCTCCTGCTGGCGGAGAAGGTGCCGCCGCCGACCGGGGACGCGTTCGTCGCCGGCTGGGCGTACGCGATGTGGTGGCAGCGGCCCTCCGGCCAGCAGCAGCCACCCCTGCTCGACCGGCTGCGCGCCGACCCGTTCCTGGACGTGCTGCTGCCCCGGCTGTTCGAGGTGGACGGCGTCGGAGCCGACCTGACGTTCGGCGGCGACCGGCAGGCGGCGCCCCGGGCCCTGGCCGCGCTGGCGGCGGAGGGGCGGGTCGACCGGGCGGTCCTGCTGGACGGGGTCCTCGGTCGGCTGCTGCGCGGGGACCGGCCAGTCGCGCTGCGCCCGTTCCTGGCCCTGCACGACCTGCTGACGCCGACCCCGGAGGAGGTGGCGGCGCGGGCGAGCGCGTACCTACGGTTGCTCGCCGACGGGCCGGGGCCGGTCGCCACGACGGCGCTGCGGGCGCTGCGCGACCCGGGTGACGCGGTGGAGCTGGAGTCCCTGCTGGACGCCGCCCGGGCGGTGCTGACCCGGCCGGAGAAGGCGCTGGTGCGGGCGCAGCTGTCCTGGCTGGACAAGCTCGCCCGGCAGCAGCCGGACCGGGCGGCGGAGATCGCCACCGCGCTCGCGGTGGCCGCCGAACACCCGGCGGCGGACCTGCGGGACCGGGCGATGGCGCTAGCGCAGCGGCACGGGCACCGGCCGGTCCCCGCCGTCGCGGTGACGATGGCCGGCGACGAGCTGCCTCCCCCGGGCCCGGCGGCGGCCGTCCCGCCCCCGATCGCCGAGGTGGACGAGTTGGTCGAGGAGGTGTCGGCGCTGCTTGGCCGGCGCTGGCCGGCGCTGGCGGTCGAGCGGGTCCTCGACGGGCTGGTCCGGTTGGGCACCACCGACCGGGACCGGTTGGAGACCGCGCTGCTGCCGGTGCTGCAACGCCACCAGGTCGGCGCCTTCGACCACCCGTGGGCGGTGTTCAACCTGTCGGCCCAGTTGCACGGGGTCCTGCTGGCCGCCGCCGCCCCGGCCGAGGCGGCCACCCGCCGCGACCAGTGGGCCGGAATCCTCACCGACTCCCGCCCTCGGGCGCTGCGCCCGTTCCGGGGCCGGCCGGCCGGCGAGCCGCCCCGCCGGTCCGCGTTGGCGCAGGTGTACTGCGCCCGGCTCGCCGAGATCGGGCAGCGGTTGGACGGGCGGGACGATCCCGGACTGCTCGCCGCGCCCACCTCGGCCGCCGGCGCCGTCGACCCGACCGCGCTGTACGACCGGCTGGCCGCCCTCGGCGGCCGCCCGGTCTGGCGGTGGGACATCACCCAGGCGCTGCTGCGGCTGCCCGCCGACGTGGACGAGGCGCTGGCGGCGCGGGCGGCGGCGCTCGGTACGCCGGCCGGCGCCGAGCTGGCCGGCTGGCTGCGGGGGGACGTCCTCCCGGCACCGGTCCACCGGGTGGTGACGGTCGGCCGGCGGGAGCGGATGGGCGACTACGACTTCCGGTACGACCGCATGCCGGAACGGCGGACCGTGGTCGCCACCACCCCACCCGACGGCGTGGCCGACCCGCTCGGGCTGCTCACCGTGCCGGCGCACCTGGTCGGACGGGGGCACGGCGGCTGGGGCGACCTGTGGCCGGCTCTGCTGCCCGGGCACCGGGGGCTGGTCGCCGCGCACCTGCTGGCCGAAGTCGCGAAGGCGGCGCAGGAGGACCTGCGGGAGGGTGCCACGGTCCTGCCGGTGCTGGCCGAGTGCACGGGCGCGGGCGGCCCGGCGCTCGACCTGGCGCTGGCGTACGGGCTGTGCGCCCGGCACGAGGTGGACCGTGTCGCCACGCTCGACGCCCTGCTGATGCTGGCGGCGGCCAGGGACCTGGACGCGCCGGCCGTCGGCGCGCAGCTCGGCGCGCTGGCGGCGGACGGCCAGGTGACGCTCGCCCGGGCGGCGACCCCGCTGCGCGACGCGGTCGCGGCCGGTGCCCGGCTGAGCACGTGGCGGCTGCTCGCCGCGACGCTGCCGGCGCTGCTGGCCGCGCCGACGCCGCCCCGGGGCACCCCGGACCTGCTCACCCTGGCCGCGGAGACCGCCACCGCGACCGGGGTACGGATCGAGGTGCCGGGCCTGGCCGACGTGGTGGCACGGGGCGGCGGGAGCCGGCTGGTGACGGAGGCCCGCCGGCTCACCACCGCGCTGGCCTGA
- a CDS encoding acyl-CoA dehydrogenase family protein — MTDPLLLNPRTYDPTHLDEPSRRLLRATVDWFEQRGKQALVDSYNRRDWYGDFLDFAAKEGLFATFLTPAADGGGDPDKRWDTARNAALSEILGFYGLGYWYTWQVTVLGLGPVWQSGNAAARARAAELLDQGHVMAFGLSERPHGADIYSTDMVLTPDGAGGFRATGGKYYIGNGNVAGLVSVFGRRADVEGPDGYVFFAADSRHPAYRLVRNVVNAQMYVSEFRLEDYPVRAEDVLHTGKAAFDAALNTVNVGKFNLCTASIGICEHAMYEAVTHAHDRVLYGRRVTDFPHVRRELTDAYARLVAMKLFSDRAVDYFRSAGPDDRRYLLFNPMTKMKVTTEGEKVIDLLWDVIAAKGFEADTYFDKAAKDIRGLPKLEGTVHVNLALILKFMANYLFQPTGHPPVPTRHDAAEDEFLFRQGPARGLGAIRFHDWRAAYDAHAQVPNVARFREQADGLCALLAAHAPDETQQRDLDFLLALGQLFALVVYGHLILEQAELTGLDADLLDEIFDLLVRDFSAHATELHGKAATTEEQAAWALAHVRRPVRDAERTARVWERVAALSGTYEMRP; from the coding sequence GTGACCGACCCGCTGCTGCTCAACCCGCGCACCTACGACCCCACCCACCTCGACGAGCCCTCCCGCCGGCTGCTGCGGGCCACCGTCGACTGGTTCGAGCAGCGCGGCAAGCAGGCGCTCGTCGACAGCTACAACCGGCGCGACTGGTACGGCGACTTCCTCGACTTCGCCGCCAAGGAGGGCCTCTTCGCCACCTTCCTCACCCCGGCCGCGGACGGCGGCGGCGACCCGGACAAGCGCTGGGACACCGCGCGCAACGCGGCGCTCAGCGAGATCCTCGGCTTCTACGGCCTCGGCTACTGGTACACCTGGCAGGTCACCGTCCTCGGCCTCGGCCCGGTCTGGCAGAGCGGCAACGCCGCCGCCCGGGCCCGCGCGGCCGAGCTGCTGGACCAGGGGCACGTGATGGCCTTCGGCCTCTCCGAGCGCCCGCACGGCGCCGACATCTACTCCACCGACATGGTGCTCACCCCGGACGGCGCGGGCGGCTTCCGGGCCACCGGCGGCAAGTACTACATCGGCAACGGCAACGTCGCCGGGCTGGTCTCCGTCTTCGGCCGCCGCGCCGACGTCGAGGGCCCCGACGGATACGTCTTCTTCGCCGCCGACAGCCGGCATCCCGCGTACCGACTGGTGCGCAACGTGGTCAACGCGCAGATGTACGTCAGCGAGTTCCGGCTGGAGGACTACCCGGTGCGCGCCGAGGACGTGCTGCACACCGGGAAGGCCGCCTTCGACGCCGCGCTGAACACCGTCAACGTCGGCAAGTTCAACCTCTGCACCGCCTCCATCGGCATCTGCGAGCACGCCATGTACGAGGCGGTCACCCACGCCCACGACCGGGTCCTCTACGGCAGGCGGGTCACCGACTTCCCGCACGTCCGCCGGGAGCTGACCGACGCGTACGCCCGCCTGGTCGCGATGAAGCTGTTCAGCGACCGGGCGGTCGACTACTTCCGCTCGGCCGGCCCGGACGACCGGCGGTACCTGCTGTTCAACCCGATGACCAAGATGAAGGTCACCACCGAGGGCGAGAAGGTCATCGACCTGCTCTGGGACGTGATCGCCGCGAAGGGCTTCGAGGCCGACACCTACTTCGACAAGGCCGCCAAGGACATCCGGGGGCTGCCGAAGCTGGAGGGGACGGTGCACGTCAACCTGGCGCTGATCCTCAAGTTCATGGCGAACTACCTGTTCCAGCCGACCGGCCACCCGCCGGTGCCGACCCGCCACGACGCCGCCGAGGACGAGTTCCTCTTCCGGCAGGGCCCGGCCCGCGGCCTCGGCGCGATCCGCTTCCACGACTGGCGTGCTGCCTACGACGCGCACGCGCAGGTGCCCAACGTGGCCCGGTTCCGGGAGCAGGCCGACGGGCTCTGCGCGCTGCTCGCCGCGCACGCCCCCGACGAGACGCAGCAGCGCGACCTGGACTTCCTGCTCGCGCTCGGGCAGCTCTTCGCGCTGGTCGTCTACGGCCACCTCATCCTCGAGCAGGCGGAGCTGACCGGGCTGGACGCCGACCTGCTGGACGAGATCTTCGACCTCCTGGTCCGCGACTTCTCCGCGCACGCCACCGAGCTGCACGGCAAGGCGGCCACCACCGAGGAGCAGGCCGCCTGGGCGCTGGCCCACGTCCGGCGCCCGGTGCGGGACGCCGAGCGCACCGCCCGGGTCTGGGAGCGGGTGGCCGCGCTCTCCGGGACGTACGAGATGCGCCCCTGA
- a CDS encoding PadR family transcriptional regulator, with protein sequence MSLEHAILVSLLERPASGYDLARRFDRSIGRFWTATHQQIYRVLKRMAADAWIVGEEIGQDGLPDKKVWSATPAGRAALIAWLRAPVQPEAVRHELAVKIRGAAFDDPAGRAALVAEVERYRADHEATLAGYLAGERGDFPDPDVLDARESLQHVVLRGGIAYERMVLAWLDDVLATLRDLDPPTRKATP encoded by the coding sequence ATGTCGTTGGAGCACGCCATCCTGGTCTCGCTGCTGGAGCGGCCCGCCTCCGGGTACGACCTGGCCCGGCGCTTCGACCGCTCGATCGGCCGCTTCTGGACCGCCACCCACCAGCAGATCTACCGGGTGCTCAAGCGGATGGCGGCGGACGCCTGGATCGTCGGCGAGGAGATCGGCCAGGACGGGCTGCCGGACAAGAAGGTCTGGTCGGCGACCCCGGCCGGCCGGGCCGCGCTGATCGCCTGGCTGCGCGCCCCGGTGCAACCGGAGGCGGTCCGGCACGAGCTGGCCGTCAAGATCCGCGGGGCCGCGTTCGACGACCCCGCCGGCCGCGCCGCGCTGGTCGCCGAGGTCGAGCGGTACCGCGCCGACCACGAGGCCACCCTCGCCGGCTACCTGGCCGGCGAGCGCGGCGACTTCCCGGACCCCGACGTGCTGGACGCCCGCGAGTCGCTCCAGCACGTCGTGCTGCGCGGCGGCATCGCGTACGAGCGGATGGTGCTGGCCTGGCTCGACGACGTCCTCGCCACCCTCCGCGACCTCGACCCCCCGACCAGGAAGGCGACCCCGTGA
- a CDS encoding NAD(P)/FAD-dependent oxidoreductase → MGEKNGTVVIGAGPAGLTAAYELLRHGEPVRVFEADDVVGGISRTVERDGWRFDIGGHRFFTKVSRVEDFWHEILPDEDFLLRPRMSRIYYRGALYDYPLNAGNALRNLGIVEALRCVGSYGQARLRPPKDQSHFEGWVSARFGWRLYSIFFKTYTEKVWGMPADQLQADWAAQRIKNLSLSKAVLNALLPRRNRKDVTSLIEEFQYPKHGPGMMWERCTEQVEKRGGSVRTGTWVRAVHRDPAARRATGVTVADAVGERTEPADHVISSMPISALVRAMRPAAPPEVLAAADDLRYRDFLTVALVVPEEFSFPDNWIYVHDPAAKVGRIQNFGSWSPYLVKDGRTCLGLEYFVFEDDEMWRTPDPDLIALATAELERLGLVRPGCVEAGHVVRMPKAYPVYDERYQHNVDVIRDWLAREVPNVHPVGRNGMHRYNNQDHSMLTAMLTAENIAHGAGHDVWTVNVEQDYHEQKTSSPTAGGRHGTGRDAPIVPAHPDGHRRVTKTATATPAAARRP, encoded by the coding sequence ATGGGCGAGAAGAACGGCACCGTCGTCATCGGCGCCGGGCCGGCGGGACTCACCGCGGCGTACGAGCTGCTCCGGCACGGCGAGCCGGTCCGGGTCTTCGAGGCCGACGACGTGGTCGGCGGGATCAGCCGCACGGTGGAGCGGGACGGCTGGCGCTTCGACATCGGCGGCCACCGGTTCTTCACCAAGGTGTCCCGGGTCGAGGACTTCTGGCACGAGATCCTGCCCGACGAGGACTTCCTGCTCCGGCCGCGGATGAGCCGCATCTACTACCGCGGCGCGCTCTACGACTACCCGCTCAACGCCGGCAACGCGCTGCGCAACCTCGGCATCGTCGAGGCGTTGCGCTGCGTCGGCTCGTACGGGCAGGCCCGGCTGCGGCCGCCGAAGGACCAGTCGCACTTCGAGGGCTGGGTGTCGGCCCGGTTCGGCTGGCGCCTCTACTCGATCTTCTTCAAGACGTACACGGAGAAGGTCTGGGGGATGCCGGCCGACCAGTTGCAGGCCGACTGGGCCGCCCAGCGGATCAAGAACCTGTCGCTGTCCAAGGCGGTGCTCAACGCCCTCCTCCCTAGGCGCAACCGGAAGGACGTCACCAGCCTGATCGAGGAGTTCCAGTACCCGAAGCACGGGCCGGGGATGATGTGGGAACGCTGCACCGAGCAGGTGGAGAAGCGGGGCGGCTCGGTGCGTACCGGCACCTGGGTGAGGGCCGTGCACCGCGACCCGGCGGCCCGGCGCGCCACCGGCGTGACGGTCGCCGACGCGGTCGGTGAGCGGACCGAGCCGGCCGACCACGTCATCTCCTCGATGCCGATCTCCGCGCTGGTCCGCGCGATGCGCCCGGCCGCCCCGCCGGAGGTGCTCGCCGCCGCCGACGACCTGCGCTACCGGGACTTCCTGACCGTCGCGCTGGTCGTCCCGGAGGAGTTCTCGTTCCCGGACAACTGGATCTACGTGCACGACCCGGCGGCGAAGGTGGGGCGGATCCAGAACTTCGGCTCCTGGTCGCCGTACCTGGTCAAGGACGGGCGGACCTGCCTGGGGCTGGAGTACTTCGTCTTCGAGGACGACGAGATGTGGCGTACCCCGGACCCGGACCTGATCGCGCTCGCCACCGCGGAGCTGGAGCGGCTCGGCCTGGTCCGGCCGGGCTGCGTGGAGGCCGGCCACGTCGTCCGGATGCCGAAGGCCTACCCGGTGTACGACGAGCGGTACCAGCACAACGTGGACGTCATCCGGGACTGGCTGGCCCGCGAGGTGCCCAACGTGCACCCGGTCGGGCGGAACGGCATGCACCGGTACAACAACCAGGACCACTCGATGCTGACCGCGATGCTGACCGCCGAGAACATCGCCCACGGCGCCGGTCACGACGTCTGGACGGTCAACGTGGAGCAGGACTACCACGAGCAGAAGACCTCCTCCCCCACCGCGGGCGGGCGGCACGGCACCGGACGGGACGCGCCGATCGTGCCCGCCCACCCGGACGGGCACCGGCGGGTCACGAAGACCGCGACGGCCACGCCCGCGGCGGCGCGCCGGCCCTGA